AGCCTTGTGACCAAAACAGGTCGGCAGCCTTCTCGATTACCGCCTCGTTGTCGAATATTTTAGGTCTTCCGGACATGCTAGTTTATTTGAGGGCAAAGATATAATATTTTACCAATCGGTACAAAATATATTTTTTAATAGTATTAGCAATTGATGGCAGAAGCAGTAAGGAAATCTAACGGATCACCCTGGGGCATAAAAAAACCTTTTAGTTTAACTAAAAGGTTTTTTAAAATTTTATAAGGAATTCCGGCTTACAGTTTGTTCATGTTTCCGGCTAAAGTTTCGATAAATTTACCGATAGGTCCTTTTACCATCATGGCCATCATCGGGTTAAATTCTCCTGTGAAAAGCAATTGAACTTCCGAGGTGTTTGCAGTAAGGGCATTAATATTTGCTGTTAAAGTGAAAGGCAGTTTATCGCTGGCAGCTCCTAAAACAACTTTGTTTGGGGCTACTTTATCTTTCATTTTTAATTT
This region of Flavobacterium inviolabile genomic DNA includes:
- a CDS encoding SRPBCC family protein encodes the protein MNLESPKVNVEKSAEYLFDSLTDVKNFEKLMPENIAKFEVLDENAFIFGLKGMPEIKLKMKDKVAPNKVVLGAASDKLPFTLTANINALTANTSEVQLLFTGEFNPMMAMMVKGPIGKFIETLAGNMNKL